A genomic window from Vagococcus entomophilus includes:
- a CDS encoding LexA family transcriptional regulator, with protein MARGELTPQEIENRKIISENLKKLLLEKKSTQVDIHRITKIPKSTLTGYFKGTSTPNPGNIQKLANYFNVPKSVIDPRFRQKDEEIFSKMRKAIKTVSIPVLGTITCGNPITAEQNISEYREELEDLLPSGNVFYLKTSGDSMTPTIPEDSYVLIREQPEVEDGEIAAVLLNGDTEATLKRVKHQGNLILLVPDNPKYSPYVINEENPARIIGKAVKVSFDL; from the coding sequence ATGGCTAGAGGAGAATTAACACCACAAGAAATAGAAAACAGAAAAATTATCAGTGAAAACTTGAAAAAGCTATTATTAGAAAAAAAATCTACACAAGTTGATATACACCGCATAACAAAAATACCTAAAAGCACCTTAACTGGTTACTTTAAAGGTACATCTACTCCAAATCCAGGAAATATACAAAAATTAGCCAACTATTTCAATGTTCCAAAATCTGTAATTGATCCTCGATTTAGGCAAAAAGATGAAGAAATCTTTTCTAAAATGAGAAAAGCGATAAAAACAGTGTCAATACCTGTTTTAGGAACAATCACATGTGGAAATCCTATTACAGCTGAACAAAATATTAGCGAATATCGTGAGGAGTTAGAAGACCTGCTCCCCTCTGGTAATGTTTTTTACTTAAAAACATCTGGTGATTCTATGACTCCTACCATCCCAGAAGATAGCTATGTTCTCATTCGTGAACAGCCCGAGGTTGAAGACGGGGAAATCGCTGCTGTTCTTTTAAATGGTGATACAGAGGCTACTTTAAAACGAGTTAAACATCAAGGCAATTTAATCTTACTAGTTCCCGATAACCCTAAATATTCACCTTACGTTATTAATGAAGAAAATCCAGCCAGGATTATCGGAAAAGCCGTAAAGGTTAGTTTTGACTTATAA
- a CDS encoding conserved phage C-terminal domain-containing protein — protein sequence MAQRRMFSKKITDTDLFLDMPLSAQCLYFHLNMEADDDGFLGNAKTIRRKIGSSEDDLKLLMAKEFIFPFESGVVVIKDWKIHNYIRKDTYNETMYLGEKEELEEKNGMYTLRQRDVDGSSPQVRLGKVRLGKVNKDTMSSSSEHDCMLSDNQIVSSSKNDKKESKAELSKRIINYLNNKASTKYRYQTKSTQQKINARISEGYSEQDFYTVIDKKVTEWSNNPEMQKFIRPETLFGTKFESYLNQPIITSYKKSYQKPTVRKESLPEWTENEVKEEKPMSEEEQNYFKERIQSLKMQK from the coding sequence GTGGCACAACGAAGAATGTTTAGTAAAAAAATAACAGATACAGACTTATTTCTAGATATGCCGTTGTCTGCTCAATGTTTATATTTTCACTTGAACATGGAAGCGGACGACGATGGCTTTTTAGGGAACGCCAAAACGATTAGGAGAAAAATAGGATCTAGCGAAGATGATTTGAAATTACTCATGGCAAAGGAGTTCATCTTTCCTTTTGAAAGCGGAGTTGTAGTAATCAAAGATTGGAAAATACACAACTACATAAGGAAAGACACTTACAACGAAACAATGTATTTAGGTGAAAAAGAGGAATTAGAAGAAAAAAATGGAATGTATACATTACGTCAACGAGACGTGGACGGGTCGTCACCACAGGTTAGGTTAGGTAAGGTTAGGTTAGGTAAGGTTAATAAAGATACTATGTCGAGTTCTAGCGAACACGACTGCATGCTATCTGATAATCAAATAGTTTCATCTAGCAAGAATGACAAAAAAGAATCGAAAGCAGAGTTATCAAAACGTATTATCAACTATCTCAATAACAAAGCTAGCACAAAGTACAGATATCAGACTAAGTCAACTCAACAAAAGATAAACGCTAGGATAAGCGAAGGATACAGCGAACAAGACTTTTACACAGTCATTGATAAAAAAGTGACTGAGTGGAGCAACAATCCTGAAATGCAGAAGTTTATTAGACCAGAAACGCTTTTTGGAACAAAGTTTGAGAGTTATCTTAATCAACCTATAATAACTAGCTACAAGAAGTCGTATCAGAAGCCTACTGTGAGGAAAGAATCGCTGCCCGAATGGACCGAGAACGAAGTGAAAGAAGAAAAACCAATGAGCGAAGAAGAACAAAATTATTTCAAAGAGCGTATACAGTCTCTAAAGATGCAAAAATAA
- a CDS encoding transcriptional regulator, with the protein MKKVVLLCVLGISLLGGCKKEEVSKTNHTDSTESVESNESYDSYSYSEQESSSSSSFKLSKPSDKSSFRTDITYDNLARTPNQYEGEYFKLTGKVLQVLEADSETQMRLAVDGDYDHVIYTRISKFSMESRILENDQITIYAQSLGLVSYSSTLGGKITIPDSETYYYEMN; encoded by the coding sequence ATGAAAAAGGTAGTGTTGTTGTGTGTTCTAGGAATCAGTTTATTAGGAGGTTGTAAGAAAGAAGAAGTAAGTAAAACAAATCATACCGATAGCACCGAAAGTGTTGAAAGTAACGAAAGTTATGACTCGTACTCATATAGCGAACAAGAATCATCTAGTTCTTCATCTTTTAAACTTAGCAAGCCCAGTGACAAAAGTTCCTTTAGAACTGATATTACATATGATAATTTAGCTAGAACACCAAATCAGTACGAAGGCGAATATTTCAAATTAACTGGCAAAGTTTTGCAAGTTTTGGAAGCAGATAGCGAAACACAAATGAGATTAGCAGTCGACGGTGATTACGATCACGTTATTTATACTAGAATTTCTAAATTCTCCATGGAAAGTAGAATATTAGAAAACGATCAAATTACCATTTACGCACAAAGCTTAGGATTAGTGTCTTATTCATCAACGCTTGGAGGAAAAATAACGATACCAGATTCAGAAACCTATTACTATGAAATGAACTAA
- a CDS encoding site-specific integrase, with translation MATIQKYSKKDGSKAYMFKAYLGIDPLTSKKKYTTRRGFKTKKEAKIALARLETEIDRNGISTTDSHVTFKEIYELWFEQYRNTVKESTLYVQKSAMKNNILPRFGNLKIAKITTVYCQKQVNYWYENYKRYPNLIGLTSKVFDYAIKLNKLQTNPMLNVIRPKVKEKIDQKKFVSTFYSKEQLKVFLEKLEKQSDLSIFLMFRILAFTGLRKGELQALRWKDIDFDKETLSINQTVAKNRYGKNHFQTPKTVASMRTITLDSKTLAYLKRLKLEQRKKFLMIGINVKKEEQLIFSNRKNEAYHVGYLNVFLNKFLEKNKLDKISVHGFRHTHCSLLFESGASIKEVQDRLGHTDIKTTMDIYTHVTEKAKEETAQKFASYINF, from the coding sequence ATGGCAACTATACAAAAATACAGTAAAAAAGACGGTAGCAAGGCTTACATGTTTAAAGCGTACCTGGGCATTGATCCTCTAACGTCAAAAAAGAAATACACGACTAGACGAGGATTTAAAACTAAAAAGGAGGCAAAAATAGCATTAGCAAGATTAGAAACTGAAATCGACCGCAACGGCATTAGTACTACTGATTCACACGTCACTTTCAAAGAAATCTATGAGTTATGGTTTGAACAATATAGGAACACTGTAAAAGAAAGTACACTTTATGTTCAAAAAAGCGCAATGAAAAACAATATTTTACCAAGATTCGGCAATTTAAAAATAGCAAAGATTACTACAGTATACTGTCAAAAGCAAGTGAATTATTGGTATGAAAATTATAAAAGATATCCTAATCTTATAGGATTAACTTCAAAAGTTTTTGACTATGCAATTAAATTAAACAAACTACAAACAAACCCTATGCTCAACGTTATTCGTCCAAAGGTGAAAGAAAAAATCGATCAAAAAAAGTTCGTGTCGACTTTCTATTCGAAAGAGCAGTTGAAAGTTTTTCTTGAAAAATTAGAAAAACAAAGCGATTTGAGTATATTTTTAATGTTTAGAATTTTAGCTTTCACTGGGCTACGTAAAGGCGAGCTTCAAGCATTGCGATGGAAAGACATCGACTTTGACAAAGAAACATTGTCTATTAATCAAACAGTAGCTAAAAATCGTTATGGTAAAAATCATTTTCAAACTCCAAAAACAGTAGCTAGCATGCGCACAATTACTTTAGACAGTAAAACGTTAGCTTATTTAAAGAGATTGAAATTAGAACAAAGAAAAAAATTTTTGATGATTGGAATTAATGTCAAAAAAGAAGAACAACTTATTTTTTCTAATAGAAAAAACGAAGCGTATCACGTAGGATATTTAAACGTGTTTTTGAATAAATTTTTAGAAAAAAACAAATTAGATAAAATTTCAGTCCACGGTTTTAGGCACACTCACTGTAGTTTACTCTTCGAGTCGGGTGCAAGCATAAAAGAAGTTCAAGATCGCTTAGGTCACACTGACATAAAAACTACAATGGACATCTACACTCACGTTACGGAAAAAGCAAAAGAAGAAACCGCACAAAAATTCGCTTCGTACATTAATTTCTAA
- a CDS encoding RusA family crossover junction endodeoxyribonuclease, which produces MKYIIKTLPKPQSRPRFSRHGTSVRTYEKSDMKAYKRNVQLQLMISKPKLIDKGPIYVNIVFYVYPPKTVVSSKTKRSKVEQELVYCDKKPDLDNYFKAITDAAEGILYKNDGQIAAISTQKLYSFKPRVELEIDFLNERGELT; this is translated from the coding sequence ATCAAATACATTATCAAAACATTACCAAAGCCACAATCGAGACCTCGATTTTCGAGACATGGTACAAGCGTTAGGACCTATGAGAAAAGTGATATGAAAGCTTATAAGCGTAACGTGCAATTACAATTAATGATCAGCAAGCCAAAGCTAATAGACAAAGGACCTATCTACGTGAACATTGTTTTCTATGTCTATCCGCCGAAAACGGTAGTTTCTAGTAAAACAAAACGTAGCAAGGTTGAACAGGAACTTGTCTACTGTGATAAAAAACCCGATTTGGACAATTATTTCAAGGCTATAACAGATGCAGCAGAGGGTATTTTGTACAAAAATGACGGACAGATAGCAGCAATTAGCACTCAAAAGCTATACAGCTTTAAACCACGTGTTGAGTTAGAAATTGATTTTTTAAATGAAAGAGGAGAACTAACATGA
- a CDS encoding helix-turn-helix domain-containing protein, whose protein sequence is MLEISLRAARINAGFTLKEASREVGIHHETLAKYEKDSGNIPINLLNELSILYQIQLDYIFLGKRYDLIRTIRNKSKIAT, encoded by the coding sequence ATGTTGGAAATTTCTTTAAGAGCTGCTCGGATTAATGCAGGTTTCACGTTGAAGGAAGCATCAAGGGAAGTTGGAATACATCACGAAACGCTAGCTAAATACGAAAAAGACAGTGGTAATATTCCTATTAATCTATTAAACGAATTATCAATCCTATACCAAATTCAACTCGATTATATTTTTTTAGGCAAAAGATACGATTTAATTCGTACAATTAGAAACAAATCTAAAATAGCAACATAA
- a CDS encoding Rha family transcriptional regulator — translation MNLVIMKNQQAVTSSLQVAETFNKNHRDVLAAIDDLKEGVAENYADLFYEDIYTHPQNKQTYRQIIMNRDGFTLLAMGFTGKQALQFKLKYIEAFNKMETHIKQQLDTSKLSPELQFMNSVVQSLAKQEQETKRIETKVNNISDIVALNVTDWRKDCQKLIRHMAKNQGGFSAYKEINSEIYEESERRAGANLKQRLTNKRRRMADEGASKSKRDKLNKLDVIADDKRLLEIYVAVVKDFAIKYGVNLDEIA, via the coding sequence ATGAATTTAGTAATCATGAAAAATCAACAAGCAGTAACAAGTAGTTTACAGGTAGCGGAGACATTCAATAAAAATCACAGAGATGTTTTAGCAGCAATTGATGATTTAAAAGAGGGGGTTGCGGAAAATTACGCAGACCTATTTTATGAAGATATCTACACACATCCACAAAATAAACAAACATACCGTCAAATAATTATGAACCGTGATGGATTCACATTACTAGCAATGGGGTTTACTGGTAAACAAGCATTGCAATTCAAACTCAAATATATCGAAGCATTCAACAAAATGGAAACTCACATCAAGCAGCAACTAGACACATCAAAACTGAGTCCAGAATTGCAATTTATGAATAGTGTGGTCCAATCACTTGCTAAACAAGAACAAGAAACGAAACGCATTGAAACGAAAGTGAATAATATTTCCGATATTGTAGCACTCAATGTTACAGACTGGCGCAAAGATTGTCAGAAATTAATTAGACATATGGCAAAAAATCAAGGTGGCTTTAGTGCTTACAAGGAGATTAATAGCGAGATTTACGAAGAGTCTGAAAGGCGAGCAGGAGCAAACTTGAAACAACGGTTAACAAACAAACGCAGACGCATGGCAGACGAGGGCGCTAGTAAGTCAAAACGTGACAAGCTGAATAAACTAGATGTGATTGCAGATGATAAACGGTTGCTTGAAATCTATGTGGCAGTAGTAAAAGACTTTGCTATCAAGTACGGCGTCAATTTAGATGAAATAGCATAG
- a CDS encoding putative HNHc nuclease produces the protein MKINAELIGINNNIIKLKANDLINFEHLRLIENNEKLVVDVTVHDNRGITGEQNKLSHALIGDISKFSGDEPEHIESVLKYYYKAKTGNKFSHSEATKEDANNFINFLIDFVLKNDVPLPKRYTYLTQNNYFFYACLKNRKCCICGCHADIAHVESVGSGRNRKQIDHTKHHFMSLCRKHHQEQHSIGINYFISKYKILTVKLTYQDVIDLKLMTKKQVEEIKSND, from the coding sequence ATGAAAATTAACGCTGAATTAATTGGAATAAATAACAACATAATTAAATTGAAAGCTAATGATTTAATCAACTTTGAACATCTAAGGCTAATTGAAAACAATGAAAAATTAGTCGTTGATGTAACTGTACATGATAATCGCGGAATAACAGGTGAACAAAATAAACTTTCTCATGCTCTTATAGGCGATATATCAAAGTTTAGCGGTGATGAGCCTGAACATATAGAATCAGTCTTAAAGTATTACTACAAAGCGAAAACAGGCAATAAATTCAGTCATTCCGAAGCAACAAAAGAGGACGCAAATAACTTTATTAATTTCTTGATTGATTTTGTATTAAAAAACGATGTTCCTTTGCCAAAACGCTATACATACCTCACTCAAAACAACTATTTCTTTTATGCTTGTTTAAAAAATAGAAAGTGTTGCATATGCGGCTGTCACGCAGACATCGCACATGTTGAGAGCGTTGGGTCAGGGCGTAACAGAAAACAAATAGATCACACGAAACATCACTTTATGAGTTTGTGTCGAAAACATCATCAAGAACAACATAGTATAGGTATTAATTATTTCATCAGCAAATACAAAATATTAACAGTCAAATTAACATATCAAGATGTTATTGACTTAAAACTAATGACTAAAAAACAAGTAGAGGAGATAAAGAGCAATGATTAA
- a CDS encoding ATP-binding protein translates to MTENQRLSSRKFLSQWSEIFGNKKLTNALLERLFHHSKIIQTTGPLYRMKSYSEKKETK, encoded by the coding sequence ATGACCGAAAATCAACGGTTATCATCACGAAAATTTCTCTCTCAATGGTCGGAAATATTTGGAAACAAAAAACTAACAAATGCATTACTGGAGCGATTGTTCCACCATTCTAAAATTATCCAAACTACTGGTCCTTTATACAGAATGAAGAGTTACAGTGAGAAGAAAGAAACTAAATAA
- a CDS encoding TM2 domain-containing protein, translating to MAKVIKLDLEEVVISNGEAGIVRIPYEELDFKPELHDEVELYQDGDNLIVTKCKKNSDSIEDKIHINIVNENSQQQSNNNYVQAGKVVNKTVYIILAVFLGGLGAHKFYAGKTGSGIMYLIFCWTWIPSVLAIISAISAAFKKSDGNGNIIV from the coding sequence ATGGCAAAAGTTATCAAACTAGATTTAGAAGAGGTTGTTATTTCCAATGGAGAGGCGGGTATTGTAAGAATCCCATATGAGGAATTAGATTTCAAACCAGAATTACACGATGAAGTTGAATTATATCAAGATGGTGATAATTTAATTGTCACTAAATGTAAAAAGAACTCTGACTCTATAGAAGATAAAATTCATATCAATATCGTTAATGAAAATTCTCAACAGCAAAGTAATAACAACTATGTTCAAGCTGGAAAAGTTGTTAATAAGACAGTCTATATTATTCTTGCTGTATTTTTGGGTGGCTTAGGAGCTCATAAATTTTATGCGGGTAAAACTGGCTCTGGTATTATGTACTTAATTTTTTGTTGGACATGGATTCCATCAGTTTTAGCTATCATTTCGGCTATTTCCGCTGCGTTTAAAAAATCTGACGGGAACGGCAATATAATCGTCTAA
- the ssb gene encoding single-stranded DNA-binding protein, translated as MINNVILQGRLTKEIDLKYTQSGKAVASFTIAVNRNYTNANGANDADFIQIVFWNKQAETMANHFSKGDEVLIAGSIQTRNYENQQGQRVYITEIVGKEFSFTSGKKRQENTSQNINQNTSSNNHNYQDSLPGVDPFNKSGIDISDDDLPF; from the coding sequence ATGATTAATAACGTAATTCTACAAGGGAGATTAACGAAAGAAATTGATTTGAAGTATACACAAAGCGGTAAAGCAGTAGCTAGTTTCACAATAGCTGTCAATAGAAATTACACAAATGCAAACGGAGCGAATGACGCTGATTTTATTCAAATTGTTTTTTGGAATAAGCAAGCTGAGACGATGGCAAATCACTTTTCAAAAGGTGATGAGGTTTTGATCGCTGGATCAATTCAAACAAGGAACTATGAGAATCAGCAAGGACAACGTGTGTATATTACAGAAATTGTTGGAAAAGAGTTTTCTTTTACAAGCGGTAAAAAGAGACAAGAAAATACATCACAAAACATTAATCAAAATACTAGCAGTAACAACCATAACTATCAAGATTCGCTACCTGGAGTAGACCCTTTCAACAAAAGTGGAATAGACATTTCAGACGATGATTTACCGTTTTAA
- a CDS encoding DUF1828 domain-containing protein, with protein sequence MLTAKEITDNYFNWVKSNYNFSKLKNSGNIDIQTPFIDNFGDSISFIVKLENDQLIVTDEGYTIWNLSTMGHNVTRKKTHRRLILDSLLKSENAILSDNNELKINVRKNNIGQAIHDMTQLVIKINDMTMLSSSNVKNIFYDEALEYFNKNADIYRKLPSFQITGKSQLSHKIDFGFFTKDGVKLVKLHNTLTRNTIESAIVTLVDTSDYRLENYQETEKLCLLINGIDKSKITTDNHIESLAQYNIDIIDFTDKQDVRLKLSS encoded by the coding sequence ATGTTGACTGCTAAAGAAATTACTGATAATTATTTCAACTGGGTTAAGTCTAATTATAATTTTTCGAAATTAAAAAATAGTGGAAACATTGACATACAAACTCCTTTTATAGATAATTTTGGCGACAGCATTTCTTTTATTGTAAAGTTAGAAAATGATCAATTAATAGTTACAGATGAAGGATACACCATATGGAATTTATCAACGATGGGTCATAACGTAACTAGAAAAAAGACTCATCGAAGATTAATTCTAGATTCGTTGCTAAAATCTGAGAACGCTATTTTGTCAGATAATAATGAACTTAAGATAAATGTGAGAAAAAATAATATAGGACAAGCTATACATGATATGACACAGCTTGTCATAAAAATAAACGATATGACTATGCTTTCTTCATCAAATGTAAAAAATATTTTTTATGATGAGGCTCTGGAATACTTCAATAAAAATGCTGATATATATAGAAAATTACCAAGTTTTCAAATAACAGGCAAATCACAGCTGAGTCATAAGATAGATTTTGGCTTTTTTACAAAAGACGGGGTAAAACTCGTCAAACTACACAACACACTAACTAGAAATACAATAGAAAGTGCTATTGTTACATTAGTTGATACGTCCGATTATAGGTTGGAAAATTATCAAGAGACAGAGAAACTTTGTTTGTTGATAAATGGGATAGATAAGTCCAAAATAACAACAGATAATCATATTGAGTCTTTGGCACAATATAACATTGATATAATAGATTTTACAGATAAACAAGACGTTCGATTAAAGCTGTCGAGTTGA
- a CDS encoding winged helix-turn-helix domain-containing protein codes for MLQALDKGKATKGMGRKFYIGDEKGWGRTARKVLALYEDGRVKQYISAAELAKEINISFKTVHEAIRNKRTLRCGITPVYEEEFLNE; via the coding sequence ATGTTACAAGCTCTAGACAAGGGCAAAGCAACAAAAGGGATGGGAAGAAAATTTTATATCGGAGATGAAAAAGGATGGGGTAGAACAGCTCGTAAGGTGTTGGCGCTATACGAAGACGGTAGAGTTAAACAGTATATATCAGCAGCTGAATTAGCAAAAGAAATCAATATATCGTTCAAAACAGTTCATGAAGCAATAAGGAATAAGCGAACTTTACGATGCGGAATTACGCCTGTTTATGAGGAGGAATTTTTAAATGAATGA
- a CDS encoding DUF6978 family protein has protein sequence MELLLNDSEAHRLIKIFKTTLEKHNVAISYGDSGEIKLKSFEGKREFILRYRFSEAKTIFHFQDLETNHTLFRVTLSASFHKNSDNVKIYGNRINVFDESEFYAKNDGTTHCKCHSLPYEGISDSDDFLTIFDQVCIYASIEKQGNINISIANQQTLF, from the coding sequence ATGGAACTGTTATTAAATGATTCAGAAGCGCATCGCCTAATAAAAATATTTAAAACAACTCTCGAAAAGCACAACGTTGCAATATCATATGGGGATTCGGGCGAAATAAAGTTAAAGTCTTTTGAAGGGAAAAGGGAATTTATTTTGCGCTATAGATTTTCTGAAGCAAAAACTATTTTTCATTTTCAAGATTTAGAGACTAACCATACATTGTTTCGTGTAACGTTAAGCGCTAGTTTTCATAAAAATTCAGATAACGTAAAGATATACGGGAATCGAATTAATGTGTTTGATGAGTCTGAGTTTTACGCTAAAAATGATGGTACTACCCATTGTAAATGTCATAGTCTCCCGTATGAAGGGATTAGCGATTCAGATGATTTTTTAACAATATTTGACCAAGTATGTATATACGCTAGCATAGAAAAACAAGGTAACATTAATATTAGTATTGCGAATCAACAAACTTTATTTTAA
- a CDS encoding DUF1071 domain-containing protein produces the protein MNEKTSLFEALNKINVKKKIKEKGSFDYLPWASAWEYMKKYDPESEEKVRWFTHHRVIGDSNQNFLVEECLPYCDNQEQGAFVQVDVVVKGRVETEIFPILNFKNQPVTKPNSMQVNNALKRCFVKALAKHGLGLYIYQGEDVPEPPKIDNKTVDMIEALVFSLDEATNTSNKDNLIDWINEFTKEKGLIADEIKDFYDMTIEQSGLLKRAINKRMIQIEKENNQNKKA, from the coding sequence ATGAATGAAAAAACGAGTTTATTTGAAGCTTTGAACAAAATTAACGTGAAGAAAAAAATAAAAGAAAAGGGAAGTTTTGACTATTTGCCATGGGCTAGCGCCTGGGAGTATATGAAAAAATACGATCCAGAATCCGAAGAAAAAGTGCGTTGGTTTACTCATCATCGGGTAATTGGTGATAGTAATCAAAATTTTTTAGTGGAAGAATGCCTGCCTTACTGTGATAACCAAGAGCAAGGAGCTTTTGTTCAAGTCGACGTGGTTGTAAAAGGTAGGGTGGAAACTGAAATATTTCCAATTTTGAACTTTAAAAATCAACCCGTTACAAAACCAAATTCTATGCAAGTTAATAACGCGTTAAAGCGTTGTTTCGTAAAGGCATTGGCAAAACATGGGTTAGGGCTTTATATCTATCAAGGTGAAGATGTTCCTGAGCCACCGAAAATTGATAATAAAACTGTAGATATGATTGAAGCTTTAGTTTTTTCTTTGGACGAAGCAACGAATACTTCAAATAAAGATAATTTAATTGATTGGATAAATGAATTTACCAAAGAAAAAGGCCTTATTGCAGATGAAATTAAAGATTTTTATGACATGACAATAGAACAAAGTGGACTACTAAAAAGGGCAATCAACAAACGTATGATTCAAATTGAAAAGGAAAATAACCAAAATAAAAAGGCGTGA
- a CDS encoding folate family ECF transporter S component, translating into MVLTYSALILVLNIVLYKFSIGPSFFKVTFSFFPLALSGYLFGPWWSSILALFSNILCFTIFGSGSFHPLFLMTALLSGFISGLFLYRKNVNLVSVIITQLLLMVPLSLFLNSWFIALVYGIDYHFVFLGRLWRNVGLIPIQIIMVYLLIKAFEKRKLLAQNKFR; encoded by the coding sequence TTGGTTTTAACTTATTCTGCACTGATATTGGTTTTAAACATTGTGCTTTACAAATTTTCTATTGGCCCTAGTTTTTTCAAGGTAACATTTAGCTTCTTTCCACTAGCGTTATCTGGCTATCTTTTTGGCCCTTGGTGGTCAAGTATATTAGCACTTTTTTCAAATATATTATGTTTTACTATTTTTGGATCAGGTAGTTTTCACCCACTGTTTCTCATGACCGCTTTGCTGTCCGGCTTTATCTCAGGACTATTTCTTTACCGCAAGAACGTGAACCTTGTATCTGTTATCATCACTCAATTGTTGCTAATGGTTCCTTTGAGTTTATTTTTAAATTCTTGGTTTATTGCACTTGTTTATGGCATAGACTATCATTTTGTTTTCCTCGGTCGGCTCTGGCGAAATGTTGGACTCATTCCTATTCAAATAATTATGGTGTATCTCCTTATTAAAGCATTTGAAAAAAGAAAATTATTAGCTCAAAATAAGTTTCGTTAA